TCATCCAGGCCATCCCGCTCGGCCCGCTGCTCCAGCAGTACCTCATCGACCGCAACGCCGAGGCCTTCCTCGAGGGCCTGGACGACAACTGGGACCGCGTGGCGCAGCGCCGCACGTGGGGCCTGGGGGCGGTGGAGGACTCGTGACCACCTCGTCCACCCCCACCCGCGACGACGCAGCCGCCGACGCACCCGCCGGTCCGCCCACGACGCGCCGCGCCCGCGGGCTGGACCGGGCCTACTACTGGATGGTCCTGCCGGCGTTCGTGCTCTTCTTCGTCCTCCACACCATCCCGGTCCTCCAGGGCATCTTCTTCAGCCTCACCGACTCCCCGGGCTACGGCGCGTGGAAGTTCATCGGCCTGTCGAACTACGCGGCGCTCTTCTCCGACCCCCGCGTGGTCGACGCCTACCTCTTCACCTTCAAGTTCGCCGCGGTGACGACGGTGCTCGTCAACGTCATCGGGCTGCTCATCGCGCTCGGGCTCAACGCGCGGATCAGGCTGAAGAACACCCTTCGCGGGGTGTACTTCATCCCCTACGTGCTCGCGCTGCTCGTCATCGGCTACGTCTTCTCCTACATGCTCAACCAGTCGCTGCCGACGATCGGGCGGGCCCTGGGCATCGAGGCGCTGAGCAGCTCCCTGCTCGCCGACCCCGACCGCGCGTGGCTCGGCATCGTCGTCATGACGGTCTGGCAGGGCGCGGCGTTCACGATCATCATCTACCTCGCCGGCCTGCAGACCGTGCCCGCCGACCTGCACGAGGCGGCCTCGATCGACGGCGCCGGGCCGTGGCGCCGGTTCTGGAGCATCACGCTGCCGATGATCTGGGGCTTCTTCACGATCAACGTCGTCCTCGCGCTGAAGAACTTCCTCCAGGTCTTCGACCAGATCATCGCGATGACCGGCGGCGGGCCGGGCACGTCCACCGAGTCCATCGGCGTCCTCATCTACCGGGGCGGCTTCGAGGGCGGGGAGTACGGCTACCAGCTCGCCAACGCCGTCGTCTTCATGATCGTCATCGTCGCCTTCGCCTTCTTCCAGCTACGCGTCCTGCGACGCGAGGAGGTGAGCGCCTGATGTCCGCCGTCACCATGCCACCGCCGCGCCGCCGCCGCCGCGGCCGCCGCGCCGGGGGCGTCAACTGGTGGCTCACCGCGCTCCTGTGCGTGCTGTCCCTCACCGTGCTCGTCCCGCTGTACTTCACCGTCGTCACCGCCCTCAAGACGCCCGACCAGCTCGGCGGCACCGGGTTCTCCCTGCCCACCGAGTGGGCGTGGGGCAACTTCGCCGAGGCGTGGCGCACCATCGACTTCCCGGCCCGCGCGCTCAACACCGCGTTCATCACCGTGGGCGCCGTCGTCCTCACGCTCGTGACGAACTCGATGGTCTCCTACGCCATCGCCCGCCAGATGCACCGGCCGCTGTTCAAGGCGCTCTTCTACTACTTCATCGCCGCGCTGTTCATCCCGTTCCCGGTGCTCATGCTCCCGGCGGCGAAGCAGGCGGCGATCCTCGGGCTGGACAACCAGGCCGGGCTCATCCTGCTCTACACGGTCTACGGCCTGTCCTTCAACGTCTTCCTCTACACCGCCTACATCCGCTCGATCCCCGTCGAGCTCGAGGAGGCCGCGCGGATCGACGGCGCGAGCACGTGGGGCGTCTTCTGGAAGGTGGTTTTCCCGCTCCTGTCACCGATCAACGCCACCGTCGGCATCCTCACCTGCGTGTGGGCGTGGAACGACTTCCTCCTGCCGCTCGTCATCATCTCCGACCCCGACGGCGCGACGATCCAGCTCGCCCAGTACGTCTTCCAGGGGCAGTTCAGCGCCGACTACACCCTCGCGTTCTCCTCCTACCTCATGGCGATGCTGCCGCTGCTCGTGGTCTACCTCGTCGCCCAGCGGTGGGTGATCTCCGGCGTCACGCGCGGGGCGATCAAGTGACGCGCCGGGCGGCAGGACCATCGGCCCGGACCGGCTCATAACGCCCGCGAGACGATCCTCACGGGTCGAGGTCCGGCCCGTGCACCGGGGGCCACATCTGGAGGACGTCATGGAGATCGCGGGCAAGGTATTCGTCGTGACCGGGGGCGGCAACGGCATCGGACGCGCCGTCACCCTCGAGCTGCTCGCCCGAGGGGCCGAGGTCGCGGCCGTCGACATCGGGGAGGCCGCCCTCGCCGAGACCGCCGAGATGGCCCGCAGCACCCGGCTGAGCACCCACGTCGTCGACCTCGCGGACCGTCCCGCCGTCGAGGCACTGCCCGAGGCGGTCGTCGCCGCCCACGGCCAGGTCGACGGCGTGCTCAACGTCGCCGGCATCATCCAGCGCTTCGTCCCCGTCAACGACCTCGCCTACGAGGAGATCGAGAAGGTCATGGCGGTGAACTTCTGGGGCGTGGTCCACATGTCCAAGGCGTTCCTGCCGTACCTGCTCGAGCGGCCCGCCGCCAGCCTCGTCAACGTCGCGAGCATGGGCGGGCTGTCCCCGGTCCCCGGGCAGTCGACGTACGGCGCGAGCAAGGCGGCCGTCAAGCTGTTCACCGAGGGGCTGTACGCCGAGCTGCTCGAGACACCGGTCGCCGTCACGGTGATCTTCCCCGGCGCCATCGCCACGAACATCACGCAGAACTCCGGGGTGTCGATGGGGAGCAGCAGCGACGCGAGCGGGTCGAAGATGAAGCTGACGACGGCGCAGGAGGCGGCCCGCCAGATCGTCGCCGCCGTCGAGAAGGGCGCCTACCGGGCCACCATCGGCTCCGACGCCCGCATGGTCGACCGTCTCTCGCGGCTCATGCCGCGCCGCACGACCGAGCTCATCGCCAAGAAGATGAGCGCGCTGCGCGCCAAGCCCGAGGCGAGCTGATCAGCGGCGGCGGGTGAGCCGTCGCCGCAGCCGGGCGACGAGCCCCTGCCGCCCGTCCGGGTGGACCGCGGCGAGCGGCCGCAGGTGCGCGGTGCCGGCCGGGGGCACGTCCAGCTCGAGGTTCGCCACGACCTGGAGCCCCGGCCGGTCCTCCGGCCCACCGGCGACCCGGCCGCCGAGCCACTCGGTACGCAGCCGGCCGTCGGCGATCTCGAGCACCGCGAGGTTGTTGTCGAACCACGGGCCGGCGATCCCGTGCCACCGCCACGGCGGCTCGGCGATCCCGGCCAGGCGCAGCACCGTCCCCAGCGGCCGGGCGGCGTGCGAGCCGAGCGCCGCGAACGCGCGCAGCGCACCGGGCAGCGGGTTGCGGATGGGGGAGCACACGAGCTGGAGGATGCGGGAGCCGGACTCCCGGTGCACCTCGGTGATGTAGGAGAAGTGGACGTCACCGGAGAGGAACAGCACCGACGCCGGCGCCCCGCCGCGCCGACCCTCGGCGACCTCGGTGACCATGCCGACGACGGCGTCGAAGCTCTTCCCGAACGCCGCCCAGTGCTCGAGGTCGATCTCCTGGCGCACCTTCTCCCCGGCGCGCGCCGCCCGCCGTCCGAAGCGCCCCTCGGCCACCGCCTCGCTCAGCGCCTCGACCCGGTGCAGGCCCATCGGCAGGAGGAAGGGCAACGACGTCGCGACGAGCAGGTGCTCGACGTCGCCGGTGAGCCGTTCGTCGAGCCAGTCCTGCTCGGCGCGGTCGAGCATCGCGCGCTCACCCGGGTCCAGGGTGCGGGCCGCGCGCGAGTCGACGACGACGAGCCGGGAGCGCCCGAGGTCCTTGGTGTAGCTCCACCGGTAGCTCGCCGGTTCGACGTCGGCCCGCTCGGCGAAGGCGTCGAGCGCGTCGGTGAGGTCGACCTCGGCCGACGGGTCGGTGTCCTGCCGGCGCTGCAGCTCGCGCCACAGCGGGTCGGCGGCCCGCTCGGTCGGGGAGAGGTTCCCCAGGTGCTGGTGGACCCAGTAGGACCCGAGCGCCGCGACGATGCGCCCGTGCCACCAGGACGTCGCCGCCATCTGCGCCCGCCACGCGGCCGAGGTGTTCCAGTCGTCGCGCACGTCGTGGTCGTCGAAGATCATGAGCGAGGGCAGCCAGGACCACAGCCAGCGCAGCGCGGGCTCGCCCCAGGCGAGGCGGTACAGGTGCGCGTACTCCTCGTAGTCGGCGAGCTCCTCGCCGGGCTCCTCGGTGATGTCGCGCCTCGCCGCGATGAACTCCTGCATCGCCTCGCTCGTCGCGTCGGCGTACACCTGGTCGCCCAGGAGGAGGAGCAGGTCGGGGGCGGCGTCGAACGGCCCGGTCTCCCCGTCGGCGAGGGCGAGCGCGTAGGTGCGCAGGGCGTCGACGCCGTGGCTGAGGTGGTGGGTGGCGTCGTGCGGCACGCTCGTGCGGCACGAGCCGAACGCGAGCCGCACCGGGTCCCCGTCGCCCGGGGTCGTCACGGTGCTCGGGGGAAGGGGGAGTCGGCCTCGGGCCAACGGACGACGTCGTCGAGGAGGACCTCGTACGTGGCGCGGCGCCCCGGCTCGAGGCCGGTGAGCTCGACGAGCGCGTAGTGGTGACCGTGGGCGGCGAACGTCGGCGCCCGCCACGTCGCGCCGTCGTCGGTGAGGCGGACGGTGACGGTCGCCGCGGCGTCGGTCTCGACCCAGACGGCGGCGGACGTCGGCTCGGTGCGGCGGAGCATGGGTCCGAGCACGAGGGAGGGGGCCATGGGCCAAGTGTGCCGCCCACGGGAGGTCCCCGGCCCTGTTCGGCGGCACGCGCGGCGCGGCGCGGGCAGGATGGCTGTCGAATCCGGGCGAGCCCGTTCGTGTACATGGTGAGACGCCGGACCGGCCGGCGTCCCGAGACACGGAGACGACGATGAGCCAGTACCTGCTGAGCATCTACCAGCCCTACGGCGAGACGATGGACCAGTTCCCGGGCGCCGAGGTCCTCGAGCCGATCATGCGCGAGGTCACCGCCCTCAAGGAGGACATGCGCCGCGAGGGCGTGTGGGTCTTCGACGGCGGCCTGCACGCCCCGACGACGGCCACCGTCCTGCGCACCCAGGGGGAGGACGTCGTGACGACCGACGGCCCGTTCGCCGAGGCGAAGGAGTACCTCGGCGGCCTCACGGTGGTCGACGTCCCCGACCTCGACGCCGCGCTCCACTGGGGCGGCCGGCTGGCGCGGGCGACGACCCTGCCGGTCGAGGTCCGGCCCTTCCAGGAGGGCTGAGTGGCCACGGCCGACGACGTCGCGGGGGTCTTCCGCGCGGAGTACGGCCGCGTGGTCGCCGCCCTGGTCCGCCGCCTCGGGGACATCGACCTCGCCGAGGAGGCGGCCCAGGACGCCTTCGTCATCGCCCTGGAGCGGTGGCCGCTGACCGGGCTGCCGCCCAGCCCGGCGGGCTGGCTCATCACCACGGCCCGCCGGCGGGCGGTCGACCGGCTGCGCCGCGAGGCCACCCGCGACGCGCGGCACGCCCAGGCCGCCCTGCTGCACACCCGTGAGGAGCCGGATGAGGAGGACACCGTGCCCGACGACCGGCTGCGCCTCGTCTTCACCTGCTGCCACCCCGCGCTGGCCCCGGAGGCGCAGGTGGCGCTCACCCTCAAGCTCCTCGGCGGGCTGACCACGGCCGAGGTGGCGCGCGCCTTCCTCGTCCGGGAGCCGGCGATGGCCCAGCGCCTCGTGCGCGCCAAGGCGAAGATCCGCGACGCGCGCATCCCCTACCGGGTGCCCGCGGACGGCGAGCTGCCCGGGCGGCTGCGCGCCATGCTCGCCGTCGTCTACCTCGTGTTCAACGAGGGGTACGGCGCGAGCTCGGGGGAGCACCTCGTGCGCACCGACCTGTGCGCCGAGGCGGTCCGCCTCGCCCGGCTGCTCGTCGAGCTCATGCCCGACGAGCCGGAGGCCCGCGGCCTGCTCGCCCTCCTGCTCCTCACCGAGGCCCGCCGTCCCGCCCGGACGGCGCCCGACGGCGCTCTCGTCCCGCTCGCGGAGCAGGACCGCTCACGGTGGGACGGGCGGCTCGTCGCCGAGGGGCAGGAGCTCGTGCGGCAGTGCCTGCGGCTCGGGCGGCCCGGGCCCTACCAGCTGCAGGCCGCGATCGCCGCCGTCCACTCCGACGCTCCCGACGACGGACGGACCGACTGGCGGCAGGTCCTCGCGCTGTACGACCGGCTCCTCGCCCTCGCCCCCACGCCCGTCGTCGCGCTCAACCGGGCGGTCGCGCTGGCCGAGGTGGCGGGACCGGAGCCGGCGCTCGGGGTGGTCGACCAGCTCGCGCTGGAGGGGTACCACCCCTTCCACGCCGTGCGCGCGGACCTGCTGCGGCGGCTCGGCCGCGGGCCGGAGGCGGCCGTGGAGTACGCCGCCGCGGCGGGCCACGCCGGGAACGCCGCGGAACGCGACTTCCTCCGGGCGCGCGCCGCCGAGCTCTAGTCCGTCCAACGGGCGACGACGACGGTGCGCACCTCACCGCCGCCGGTCTGCGGTGCCCAGACCACGCGCCCGTCACACACGACCGGGTGCGCGGCGTCGTGGGAGGGGTCACCTACGGCATGGAGTCCGTGCCCCTGCTCGCGCGGCTCTTCGCGGACGAGTCGCCCGGCAGCCCCGAGGGCTAGGTCAGCGGCCGCCGCGGCGTCGGCCGGGCGGCCCCTGGCGTCGTGGTCCGCTGCGACCCCGTCCGCGACCGGGCTGGGCCACCCCGCCGCGGGCAGCGGACGGGCGCGGCTCCTCGCGGGGACGCGCGCCGTCGTCGACCGGCTGGCGCGAGCTGCGCTCGGTGCGCCCCCGGACGATGCCGATGAACGTCTCGACGCGCGGGTCCTCGTTGTCCACCAGCCAGGCGAGCCCGATGCCGGAGCCCTCCACCCCGGTGAGCGGCCGGTACCGGACGTCCTTGCGCTGGTGCAGGCGCGCCAGGGACATGGGGACGATGAGCACGCCCGCTCCGCTCGCGGCCACCTCGACGGCCTGCTCGAGGGTCATCGGGGGTGTCTCCACCCGTGTCCCGTCGCGGACCTCGTCGGCGACGGCGGCCCACGCGGGGCAGGTGGCCGGGTCCTGGAGGAGGTGCTCTCCGGCGAGGTCGGCGACGTCGAGCTCGTCGAACGCGGTGAGCGGGTGGTCCTTCGCGGCCACGACCACCGGGACCTCGGTGTAGAGGGGGATGAGGTGGAGGCCCTCGCGCTCGAGCGGCAGACGCACGAAGCACACGTCCAGCTCGCCCCCGGTGAGCAGCTCGCGCTGCTCCTCGACCTCGACGAGCCGGGGCGCCAGCGGGGAGTCGGGCAGCCGCTCCTCCCACTTGCCCAGCCACTTGCCCGGACTCACTCCGGGGACGAAGCCGACTCGGAAAGGCTCGGCCATCGGGGCTCCTCAGCACGGGGACGGGACGTCGCGAGACTATCGGGCCGCCGCGTCCGCAGCGGCCGCGGACACCGGGCGCGGCGCGGCCGGGTCGGGCAGGATGACGGCCATGCTCATCGTCGAGGACCTCCTCCTGTGCCTGACCGCTGACGACACCGGACGCCTGCTCGTCTCCGGCCCCGAGGCGGACGTCGGCCTCGGCGGCGCGCTGCTCGTCGAGCTCGCCCTGCGCGAGCGGGTCACCGTGACGCCGGGACGCTCGGGGCGGCTCACCGTCCTCGACGCGAGCCCCACCGGCGAGCCGCTGCTCGACGACGCGCTCGCGACCCTCACGGCCAAGGAGGGGCGCCGGCCGCAGAGCGCGGTCACCGCCCTCGGCCGGGGGACCCGCGAGCAGGTCTACGCCCGGCTGGTCGAGGCCGGGATCCTCGACGCCGACGAGCGCCGCGTCCTCGGTCTGTTCCCCTCCCGCTCCTGGCCGACGGTGCAGCCCGCCCACGAGGAGTCCGTCCGCGCGCGGCTGGCGCAGGCGCTCGGCACCGGGACCACGGACGACCCCCGTCTGGCCGCGCTCGTCTCCCTCCTGCTCGCCGTCGGCGCCCTCCACAAGGTCCAGCCGCCGGACTCCATCGGCCTCACCCGGCGCGAGCTCACCGCCCGGGCACGCGGGATCGCGGAGGGGGAGTGGGCGGGCAGGGCAGTCCGTGACGCCATCGCGGGAGCGAACGCCGCGATCATGACCGTCCTCGGTGTCGCCGTCGCGAGCGCGGGTTCCGGCTCCGGCTCCTGACGGGCGGCCCGGGCGCCCCCGCGCAGCCGATATCCTGCGGGCATGGCCACGCCGCAGATGCTCAAGCCCCTGACCGCCGCACGCAAGCTCGGGGTGCTGCTCTCGGCGACCCCGGAGGACTTCCAGGGCCGGGACATCTCCCGCGAGGAGCTCGCCGAGCTGCAGGCCGACCCGCCCGAGTGGCTGCGTGACCTGCGCCGCAACGGTCCGCACCCGCGCCAGGAGGTCGCCCGCCGCCTCGGGGTGTCCGCCTCGGGGCTCGCCCGCGCCGGCGTCACCGAGCCGCTCACCACCGAGCAGATCAAGGAGCTCCTCGAGGCCCGGCCGGAGTGGCTGCGGGCCGAGCGGGAGACCCAGGCGAAGGTCCGTGCCGAGGAGGCGCGCCTCAAGGAGCGGCGGTCCGCGGAGGGCTGACCCCCTCCGGATGCCGACACCTGTCGGTTCTGCGAGTCTCGCCCGCATGAGTGAGACACAGGATCCGGACCGCAGCACGACCGACAAGCTCGCCGACGCCGCGGCGTCGGCCGCGCACGCCGCGAAGGACGCCGTCGCCGGCGTGGCGCACGCCGCCAAGGACGCGGCCGGGGGCATCCGCATCCCCGGCGCGCCGGGCAGCGAGCCGCCGACGGTGGCCGAGCCCACCGAGCCGCGTGAGCCGCTGCCGCCCAAGCCGGAGCAGCAGGCTCCTGCCCCGGTCTCACCGACCGGCCGCGACACCGGCGCGCCGCCGGACGCACGCGCCCAGGACGGCGCCTACCTGACGACGGCGCAGGGCGTGCGGCTGTACGACACCGCCCACTCGCTCAAGGCCGGCGCGCGCGGCCCGGTGCTCCTCCAGGACCACCACCTGCGCGAGAAGATCATGCACTTCGACCACGAGCGCATCCCCGAGCGCGTGGTCCACGCCCGCGGGACCGGTGCCCACGGTGTCTTCCAGTCCTACGGCAACGCCGCGCCCGTCACGCGCGCCGCGTTCCTCGCGGAGGGTGCCGAGACCCGGGTGTTCGTCCGGTTCTCCACGGTCCAGGGCTCGCGCGGCTCGGCGGACACGGTGCGCGACACCCGCGGCTTCGCGGTGAAGTTCTACACCGAGGAGGGCAACTTCGACCTCGTCGGCAACAACATCCCGGTGTTCTTCATCCAGGACGCGATCAAGTTCCCCGACGTCGTCCACGCGGTGAAGCCCGAGCCGGTCCGCGAGATCCCGCAGGCGCAGAGCGCCCACGACACCTTCTGGGACTTCGTCTCCATCCACACCGAGGCCCAGCACCACACGATGTGGCTCATGTCCGGGCGTGGCATCCCGCACACCTACCGCACGATGGAGGGCTTCGGCGTCAACACCTTCCGCCTCGTGGCCCACGACGGCGCGACGACGCTCGTGAAGTTCTTCTGGAAGCCGCGCCTGGGCACCCACTCGCTCGTGTGGGAGGAGGCCCAGCTCATCGCCGGCGCCGACCCGGACTTCCACCGCCGCGACCTCTACGACGCGATCGAGGCAGGTGCGCTGCCGCAGTGGGAGCTGGGGATCCAGACGTTCCCGGACACCGAGGACCAGATGTTCCACGGCATCGACCTCCTCGACCCGACCAAGTTCGTCCCCGAGGAGCTCGCGCCGGTCCAGCCGGTCGGCCTGCTCACGCTCACCGGCACGCCGACGAACTTCTTCGCCGAGGTCGAGCAGGTGGCCTTCCACCCCGGCCACCTCGTCCCGGGCATCGACGTGTCCAACGACCCGCTCCTCCAGGGCCGGCTCTTCTCCTACCTCGACACCCAGCTCACCCGGCTCGGCGGGCCGAACTTCCCGCAGATCCCGGTCAACCGGCCGCACGTGCCGGTCAACGACATGCTCCGCGACGGCTTCCACCAGGACGCGGTCCACGTCGGCAACGCCTCGCACTACAAGCCGAACAGCATCGACGGCGGCTGCCCGTTCACCATCGGGGCCGACGGCGGCGGCTACGTCGAGGTGCCCGAGCCGGTCGCGGCGTCGGTCAAGGAGCGCCGGGCCCCGGAGTCCTTCGACGACCACTTCAGCCAGGCGCGCATGTTCTGGCTGAGCATGACGCCGCTCGAGCAGGAGCAGATCGTCCAGGCGTACACCTTCGAGCTCGGCAAGTGCTACGAGCAGGCGGTCAAGGAGCGTCAGCTCCTCGCCCTGGCGAACATCGACCCCGAGCTCTGCCGCCTCGTCGCGCAGGGGCTGGGCCTGCCCGCCCCGGAGGCGACGATCCCGCTCGCCGACGACGTCGTGGTGAGCCCGTCGCTGTCGATGATCGGGAAGGCCTGGCCCACCGACGGACGCCGCATCGGCATCGTCGCGGACGAGTCCAGCGACCTCGACGGCGTGCGCGAGCTGCGGGAGGCGATCGACGCCGCGGGCATGGTGCCGCTCGTCATCGCGCCGCACGGCGGGATGCTCGGTGACGCCACCGGCGCGCCGTTGCCGGTCCAGCGCACCTTCCTCACCGCGCGGTCGGTCGAGCTCGACGCCGTCGTCCTCGCCGGCGCCCCCGCGCCCGGTCCGGACGCCACCCCGGCCCACGACGCGAAGGCCGGTGGCGACCCCAAGACGCCGTCCGTCGACCCGCGCGTCACCATGCTCGTCGCCGAGGCCTTCCGTCACTCCAAGGCGGTCGGTGCGTGGGGCGCCGGCAGCGCCGTGCTCGCCGAGGTGGGCATCACCGGCCCCGGCGTGGTGACCGGGGACTCCCCGGCCGCCGTCCTCGAGGGCGTGCGCGAGCTCCTCGCCGCCCACCGGGTGTGGGAGCGGTTCCCGGTCCGCGTCTAGGGCTCAGGCGTCCCAGCGGAAGGAGCGCGTGGCGAGCAGCCCGCCCGCCACGGCCCAGGCCGCAAGGACACCGAGCGCGACCAGGTCGACCTGCCCCACGGTGCACAGGGTGCGCAGTGCCTCACCCAGTGCGCCGGGGGGCAGGTAGGCCGCGACGGCGGCGAGCGGCCCAGGCAGCGTGTCGAGCGGGAGCAGCAGGCCCCCGCCGACGACCATGAGGACGAAGAGCAGGTTGGCGATGGCGAGCACCGCCTCGGGCCGCAGCGTCCCGCCCAGGAGCAGGGCGAAGGCGACGAACACCCCCGTCCCCACGACCATGAGCACGGCCCCGCCCCCGACCTGAGCAGCGGTCACGCCGTCCGGGCGCCACCCGACGGCCAGCGCCACGCCCAGCAGCGTGAGGACCTGCACGCCGAGGACGAGCAGGACGGCACCGAGCTTCCCGGCGAGCAGGCCGCGCGGCCCGAGCGGCGTCGTCGCCAGCATCCGCAGCACGCCCCAGCGCCGGTCGAAGGCCACCGCGATGGCCTGGGAGGTGAAGGAGGAGGCCACCGCCATCGCGAGCGCGCCACCGAGAGCGGCGTCGGCGCGCGGCTCCGGAAGCGGCACGAGGTCGGTGGTGGTGAGGACGACGAGCGCGATCGCGGGCAGCAGGATCATGAGGACCAGCTGCTCGCCGTTGCGCAGGACGGCGACGGTCTCGAAGCGGGTCTGCGCCCAGACCCGGCGGACGGTGGCGCTCATGCGGCCTCCCTCCGCAGCTCGCGGCCGGTGAGCGCGAGGAACGCGTCCTCGAGCGTGGGGCGGGCGAGGGCCACCTGGGCGGCCCGGTGCCCGGCGCGTGTGAGGGCGGTGGCGACGAGGGCGAGGTCGGCGGTGTCGAGGTCGCCCCCGTCGCCGTGGCGCACGAGGACGTCGCCGCCCTCGACGGCGGTCACCAGTCGCGGGTGTGCGGCGAGCGCGGACCCGAGGTCCGCGGCGACGGCCGCTGCCGTGGCGCCCGGTGGGACGACGACGCGTACGTGCGGCGTCCCGCGCAGCTCGTCGGGCGTGCCGGCGGCCACGACCGACCCGCGGTCGACGACGACGACGCGGTCGGCGAGGTCCTCGGCCTCGGTCATGAGGTGGGTGGTGAGGACGATCGAGGTCCCGGCCTCGCGCAGCGAGCGGACGAGGTCCCACACCGCCAGGCGCGCCTGGGGGTCGAGGCCGGCCGTCGGCTCGTCGAGGAAGACGAGCTCGGGCTCCCCGACGATCGCGCAGGCCAGTGCGAGACGCTGGCGCTGCCCGCCGGAGAGGTGACGCACCCGCGTGCGGGCGACCGCCGTCAGACCGAGCCGCTCGAGCAGCGGCGCGGCCGCGCCGGGGCGGTCGTGCAGCCGTGCGACGTGCTCGAGGACGTCGACGGCGCGGGGCGAGAGCGGCAGCCCGCCCTCCTGGAGCATGACGCCCACCCGGCGGCGCAGCTCGGGGGCGTTCTCGGGGGCGGACCGGTCCAGGCCCAGGACGGCGACCCGGCCGCCGTCGGGGCGGCGCAGGCCCTCGCAGCACTCGATGGTCGTCGTCTTGCCGGCGCCGTTGGGGCCGAGGACGGCGGTGAGCTCCCCGCGCTCGGCACGCAGGCTCAG
Above is a genomic segment from Georgenia wutianyii containing:
- a CDS encoding catalase, whose product is MSETQDPDRSTTDKLADAAASAAHAAKDAVAGVAHAAKDAAGGIRIPGAPGSEPPTVAEPTEPREPLPPKPEQQAPAPVSPTGRDTGAPPDARAQDGAYLTTAQGVRLYDTAHSLKAGARGPVLLQDHHLREKIMHFDHERIPERVVHARGTGAHGVFQSYGNAAPVTRAAFLAEGAETRVFVRFSTVQGSRGSADTVRDTRGFAVKFYTEEGNFDLVGNNIPVFFIQDAIKFPDVVHAVKPEPVREIPQAQSAHDTFWDFVSIHTEAQHHTMWLMSGRGIPHTYRTMEGFGVNTFRLVAHDGATTLVKFFWKPRLGTHSLVWEEAQLIAGADPDFHRRDLYDAIEAGALPQWELGIQTFPDTEDQMFHGIDLLDPTKFVPEELAPVQPVGLLTLTGTPTNFFAEVEQVAFHPGHLVPGIDVSNDPLLQGRLFSYLDTQLTRLGGPNFPQIPVNRPHVPVNDMLRDGFHQDAVHVGNASHYKPNSIDGGCPFTIGADGGGYVEVPEPVAASVKERRAPESFDDHFSQARMFWLSMTPLEQEQIVQAYTFELGKCYEQAVKERQLLALANIDPELCRLVAQGLGLPAPEATIPLADDVVVSPSLSMIGKAWPTDGRRIGIVADESSDLDGVRELREAIDAAGMVPLVIAPHGGMLGDATGAPLPVQRTFLTARSVELDAVVLAGAPAPGPDATPAHDAKAGGDPKTPSVDPRVTMLVAEAFRHSKAVGAWGAGSAVLAEVGITGPGVVTGDSPAAVLEGVRELLAAHRVWERFPVRV
- a CDS encoding ABC transporter permease; this encodes MSATVRRVWAQTRFETVAVLRNGEQLVLMILLPAIALVVLTTTDLVPLPEPRADAALGGALAMAVASSFTSQAIAVAFDRRWGVLRMLATTPLGPRGLLAGKLGAVLLVLGVQVLTLLGVALAVGWRPDGVTAAQVGGGAVLMVVGTGVFVAFALLLGGTLRPEAVLAIANLLFVLMVVGGGLLLPLDTLPGPLAAVAAYLPPGALGEALRTLCTVGQVDLVALGVLAAWAVAGGLLATRSFRWDA
- a CDS encoding ABC transporter ATP-binding protein produces the protein MPTDSPALLVADLRKRYGDRDVVTGLSLRAERGELTAVLGPNGAGKTTTIECCEGLRRPDGGRVAVLGLDRSAPENAPELRRRVGVMLQEGGLPLSPRAVDVLEHVARLHDRPGAAAPLLERLGLTAVARTRVRHLSGGQRQRLALACAIVGEPELVFLDEPTAGLDPQARLAVWDLVRSLREAGTSIVLTTHLMTEAEDLADRVVVVDRGSVVAAGTPDELRGTPHVRVVVPPGATAAAVAADLGSALAAHPRLVTAVEGGDVLVRHGDGGDLDTADLALVATALTRAGHRAAQVALARPTLEDAFLALTGRELRREAA